TCTTGCAGTGTCACGTGCCTCACAATGCTATGACATATAAATGCAGTGTGTAATAAAGTAGTAAATACCTCTGTTTTTCATTGGCTTCTGATTATCCTGTCAAGTGAAGGCAAAGTTCAACTGAAATGTctgaaggagaaaaataatCAGCTATGGTATTCTTAATACCCtctcaagggttcaacagcagcactctccactaatttaaatgcaaaagtgGAAAGTTTGTTTATAATGAATGAACGCATGAAAACACAAACGTATAGCAAGCCAcgtgcattttccattttgcgTAACAAAGATAAAGAACAGAAAACTCGTACTCATTTGCTGCACAGCGCTGGAGCCGCATACCTCATTTTCTTGTGGCTGTTCTTCTTCAGCACCGGCtccttttcatttctctctttgtccgttttctctttcttctctttctttggcTGTGTGGGGGAGGCGAACTGCTGGGTTACTTGCTGGGCGACCAACTGGGAGACCGGACGGGGCTTCCTGGAACCAAGAGACGGACAGGAATGACCTCATGGTACAGCTATGGCCTCGTGGATAATAAGCAGGCTGAGCCGCGTAAAAGGACCGTATTGAATTAGGCCGCCGACGAAAGCATCGTAACGATAAACCGCGTACTAATGGCAGCAGTTGTGCGCTGCCGTTGGAACCATGTCTAGAGAAACCGGTGCATTTTGTAGCTGATAATTAGGTTGGAGTGTTCGTACATTAGATTTAACATCGCTCTCAGTCTGGATAACAGGCAGCCGTTGTCAAGCCAGTTATCGGGAAGAATCTATATGCACCTGTATTGAATTACTGTGTTGCAAAGCAGCAAGTCAAGTGGCAGATAAAACAAACAGTGACATCAGTTCAATCAATGCCAGCAGTGTCTAATGCAGGAATGCCGTTGTGATGGCGTGGAGCTCGGCGCTTCAGCGATCCCTGCACTAGGAAGGTGGGTGGGAGGACTGTGCGGCactcctaaaaaaaaaacttcacaggCTTGGCGAGTTCCCTTGGGTGCCGTTAGGTCCTCTGCTATCCCACCCTGCCCCGTGACTGGACAGTCCCCTTCCGGAATTCTGGGACTACCATTTCATTCTGGTAAGTAAGCAGCAATTAGCAGAAaagtatgaaataaaatttttctgctgctgctgatgaccTCGATTCAGTTATTTAAAGGAACACTCTCTTGTCCTACAGAGCGACTGCTGTTTCATTCCTCCTCTGTTTCGAGATCATCGCGACGCTGAAATTCCGAAACTGttcaaaaaatcaaaatgctgCAGATGCGTGAGCCAGAGAGAGAGGAGTGCGTTTCTGTGGTTTGAACACAGCACAGGTCAGGTCCTTGGGAGGATCCTTTCACCTCAATCGCTCCACGTCTGTGCAGTGACCCTGCACCCTATTTCTCCGGATAACATTAAAGAGATGAGCCCATCAAGGATGCGATGCTCAGCATCACCACACATCTGTCCTGACAATAAACCAGGAGACCACAGTAAACTGCGCTTGCATGGTCACCAGTCTTATTCTTACACTAAgcttattttgtcattttaaaaaaaaaaaaaaatcttccagtgcattttttgttgttccttGAACTGATATGTTTTATACTGGATCTGCCTGTAAACGGTTCCACACAGAACCTTTAGTATAAAAAGATATGCTAATGGTGCATTAAATCAGCAAGGTACAATCGGTGAAACCACAAAAGCTATGAATCTAGAGACATTTCCCCAAGGTTGAGTGCAACATGTCCATCAGTGCTCCACCGGTCTATTTTAGATAACTCAATCGAAGCCTGACGATATTCAAAGTAATGAAATAGAATATTAAATGACTTGAAAGTAAGTCCTCGAAATTCGGCCTTTTCACCATTTCTGTTGCCAGGGAATGACACCGGGGGGCTGATCTGTATTCTCAATGCGCTTTGTCCAATCTGTGGTTTTGCCTTCTAATCTCTCCCAGTTGACTCAACGCAACAGGCCTTTTTTCATCCCCCGGCACCGCTGGTCCCATTCCGCCTCCGTTCTAATCCCTGCCGATCGCCACTTTTTCACGCTCACTTTAGCTGTCAACTCCTCCCACGCTGgaatgctgtgctgctgctAATGCTGCTTACTCTCCTACCTCTCTTATCAGGTCTCCCTTTTGGCAACCGTCCGCAGACAGAGAAAAGACAGAGGTGTACCCCAAGGCTTAGTCCTAGGGCCGCTGCTTTCTGCTTCCTAGCATGCATTCTAAAGGCCTTCTTCATATatactgacactttttttttttcttcaatacaTTATTGGCAGGCTACAGGGTCTCACTCACCCCCCCCTTAAAAGCATCCAGCCAACACATCTCTGCCAGCTTCACAGATATATTTCCTCCTCGGCGAACATTTCTCATTTAATCTAAATCAgccttttcccctccctctAGTGCTCCGTTCATCCTCTACACTCCGAGAGGTCATTTAAGACAAAACAGGCCCCCCAGACATTGTCCTTGAGCACTTTTAAATGACCACATTTAGGTTAATATCCACCGTTCTTCAGTTGATGTAACTGTGCTGTTAAGGCGTGTGCGAGTGTAAGCAGCCTGCAGTGAGCACTCTGCTTTCCTGGCCATGAGCCACAGCTCAGCCCTGAGAAACTGGAAGGTTCCTTAACATGACTTCATCATTGTAACAATGTGACTTGTGccaattaatatttcattcccACTGTGTTCAAATAGTGGCTGAAAttagatcagtttttttttccctaatgaTATACCGTATATTCACAAAAGACTGTTTATATATTTGATTACCATAGtaaaaatattgcttaaaatAGAGAGTCCTTTGTTTTACCGCACACTTCACTAGACCCGCTGCAAAGCTCAGCTGTAGCACACAGACAGAGTACTGCACGTTAACACGGAAACGTGTGTGGCGTTTGCAAAGTGTGTGGTCAGTCTCCGCTCTTCAACCACATGTGGTGAATAAATGGCTCGGTGTGTCTTATTTCCCCATTTGAATCGTTCAGAAGCCCCGGCCTGCAGTCAACCCTTATTTTTTTGCCATAATAGCATTTCAAAGATGTATGCAAATCAAGAAGCATTTACTTCACCATTAGAAGACGGACCTGCAAACAAGAGATGCCTTTGTAATACACTGTAATTCACACCTCAGTGATGTCAGCTCTCATGCACGCAGCGCCTTCGTCGTCATCTTTCCGTAACTTTTGGCAAAGCGCTTGGGAGAGTCCTGGCCACGGTCCCGGGGTACCTGACTCTGATCTGAACAGTACCACTTAGCGCCAGTGTCAGAGGCAGCATGTTTTCCACACCCCCATATGTGGTCAAAGAACCAGAGCTGTGGACAAATTAAATCAATGATGAAACCTTTTTAGAACGGAAATTAAACACGATGTGGTGTCAGCCTAGCTCAGTGCCataaatggaacaaaatatGGTGCTAAATTAGGTCAATAATTTATCTACAAATGCAGCTTAATggaaatgctgcattttaacTTGTTAAGGTGTAAGTAGGGGACAGCTACGTTACCAAAGAGAATTAATTACTCAACACTTATCTAATATTTACAGAGGACTGGGGATTTTGTATTGATAAAGAtccattattttaattactcaAGTAAAACTGCTAATCAGCTGCTTCTTTTGATCGCTGTAAAGCAATACTCTCCTGGACCGCTTCATTAAAATGCCTCCATTATTGTGGCAAATGTGGACTCAAAGGGCTGGGGGGTGGTGCTGTTGGGGGGGGTTGACAGGCTGTAATTAATGTCTCCGGAGCCCTGCCCTCACGCAATGTGCGACGGCCGCGCCATTTTCCACACCATCCTCTCCATGTCGTTGCACATTAAACAGATGGCTCCCCACCTCCCACGGTTTACTGCAGGTCTACAGATTTCTAACCGCCCCCACCACCCCTCCGTCGCCTCCGTGCGAGGATCCAAAGAGAAGGGCTCGTGCTTCAATTCTCAGAATCCgtgcacattaatatttcatattgacTCCTTTATATAAAATTAGTGATGCCCCCGTTGTTGAATGACATCAAAcaacgcgcgcgcgcacgcacacacacacaaactgagtcTCTGCAAACCAGCGGAGGTCATTTAAATCACCCAGGGCAAATCCTGTCTGCTGCTTTTACGGCTTGTTGCACCTTCTGTGCAGAGAGAACGTAAAAATGCATCTATGCAGCAACAGTAGAACCTCAACTTATTTTCTTAGCTAGAGGATTCCCCAAAAATACAAGGAAAAGCACTATTAATAATTGCGTTCCAAGCTTCCACATCATCATTACTCCGCAGTCTGCTCAAtcacaatatatacatacacaataCACATAATATGCCATTTGCTAATTGCATTTAAATGGATTCCCGATCTCCAAACATTAATACACGCGTTTTACAATCTGCTTACCACGGTGAAGATCTGTCGTTCCAATGCATcaacaacagcactactcaggACAGCAGCACAGGTTTGAAAAGAGTTAGATGACTGAAGAAAACTAATTACTCAGTTGTAGATCCACGTTTCATTAAACTGAACGAAACAACTTGTTGCTCCTTCGGTGGAAAGTAAATCGCAGGCAGTAGAGAACTTTGACAGCTGGTACCAGAAGAAACCCAATGACCGTGACCTCGCCGAGACACAAAAGCAACTCAATCTTCACGAACACGTTTACGCTATACACGGTGCGTAAAGGTGACATTAAGGGTGCTGATCTCACTCAGCAGTACCATGGTACTGTCCAACACAATTGCCCACAGACCACATGTTCACCCCAGTCACCCTGCATTGAGGGTTCACCATTATGACACCTTAGCAAACCCATCATCAGCCCAGTCACTCCATCATAAAAATTATGACATTGTATGCCAAAAATAGGCTTCATATTTCAACATCTGTGACCATAATTGCACCTTCTCTGGTGTTCCCTCCATTTCACCACAGGGCCCATACTTCTGGCTAtggtttttttgttgtaaatcacagattttttttttttggattctaCTACTGGTTCTTTTCTAAAGAAAGTGGGAGATATAGCTGTAAAGGGTGTCTGATTTTCCAGCTGAAAGCATGATTACTCTGTTTTCTTCCACAGGTTATCTGAAGGAGGATATTGTTCATAATGCACATCCCGGTTTGTgatgcaaaacagaaaacattagcaaagcacaaaatcacaaaaaaaagcaaagtgcaATGAAAAACCCCGTGTTAAATCGCTGTAAGTGAAAGATGTAGGTGTGAGTGATTGCGACCCAACGGGTCAAACAGCGATGAGCCCACTCCTGATCATAATGGTTTTCGCCGACTGACACAGCACTTCCTAGGCAGGTGTGTTGAGACGCCCACCTCAGTCAGTGAAGGAAAGCCCACCACGCAACCACCCAACCACAGGAGAGCCCCCATCAGCATGGATGCAGGCTCATGAAGGTGTTCCACGTCAATGAGCTCTGAATGGGCAAAAACCTCCATGTTCCCACACGACATCATACTGTAGTGAAatggggtgaggtgggggtgggggtgggggtggggggcctTAACGCATCATCAGAGACCAATATTTCCCTGCCCCGCCCCACCTCCTGCCTTCTTTTTGCCCCTGAGATGACTTTGTGTCCTGGAACACGCAGATGCAAAGGTAAATAAAACTAGAGGTCCGTGTCACCAGCCGGATTTGATGACGCCGCTCCCGAAAGCACGGGAGCGCGATCCTGATGGATGGCGAGGGTACGACGGTGACCGACTCGGCCCCCTCGCAACACGACGATAAACACACGCCGGGCGTGCTGCGCCGCAACTAGAAAGAACCGCGTCCACTTCATTGGGACTGAGGCAGAGCATCATGCAGAATATGAAATTCATATTTGTGATGATTTGTTCCCCAGACGCCCCGGAACACCGTCTGCTCAGATTACCGAAAGAAGGAGGTACACGTGTCGAACAGCGTTCCCGCTTCAGAGTGGTAAAACTtaagggaggggggaaaaaaaaaaaaaaaaaagaagcaggacTTCTCTACCTGTTACCCATTAAAGATCCAAAACCCACAAGAGTGAGACATAATTTATAGATTATTCATAACAGGTGCTGTTGTTATGAGTAAGACCTTTAGCGCTGTAGGTGAAGTCAGAATGCTGGCCACATCTGACCAAGCTGTCATCCCCAGGGAAGCGGTCGCTGTGCGCACGGTCAGCGGTCGACCGCACCGTGCGTTGATCAGCAGGGGGAGGGCCACCGAGGGCAAGGAAGCCCTGCAGATCACCGCGCGTCCGCAGGTAAGTGCGTGCGCGCCCCTGCAGGTCACCTGGGTGGGAAAGGCCGCTCACTCTTTCACTCGCTCAGAGGAACCATTCAGTCAATCCCAGAGcccactcactcattcactcccacactcatttactcagcCACAAAGAGCTTCCTTACCTTAGTCCTTCACAACATACAGTACTGCTGGCCTTCCCACTCATAGTGCCCTCACCTATTCCCtgcctcgctcgctcgctcactcactcagtcattatttcattcactcattcattaaGTCACTGGCGGAGAACACTCACCGCGTGGACGTCCCCTTCCTCACGTCGCACATCATGCACTTGAACGCCTCGGCGCCGTTCCTGAACGTGCACACGCTGCAGTCCCAGTATCCTTCATCCGAGGAGGGCTTGGGTTGCCGCTTCGGCCTGCGCACCACACACGCAGCAgcgggagaaagagagagagagagagagagagagagagagagagagagagagagagagagagagagcacagctTTACACGCGCGCGCGCTGACAGGGCACTCGGCGTGCAGACGCGCGCGAGCTTGTTTGTAAACACGTGCCGCCGCCGTCCCCGCcgcgccccctcctccttctcctcctcctcctcctcctcctcctccccacaaaacacccccctcccacGGCCCTTTCCCGCAGGCGCGAGCGCGGTCGGCTCCACTGCGTGCGCGCTTTGACACCGCAACGTAACAGCCAGTCCGCCATGGCTGCTGCGCTGGAACGGCCACCTCCGCGGTCACACGCACTGCGCGCGAtcgctgccttttttttttttttttttttttaatcatctcaCGCCACCTTCACAACAACGCCCACCTCCTCCCCCGAATCTAACAAGCAGGAAACGCACCGTACCTCGTCGGGCTCTTCTTGTCTCCCATGTTGCCTGACTTGTGTTCGCTTTCGACGAAAATACGAAGGAAAAATCGACCGAGGCGCCCGGATCGCGCAGCTTCCAGCTGTCGTGGAAACTCCAGTCGGAGCTCGGTCACGTGGCGCAGCACGTCCAATCGAAGCGGAGGCGATTTCCTGAAAGAGAAACGGGCTGGAGCGACCGGTCACGTGGTCGAGTTTACCCAATCATTTCGAGCGCGATTTTCtgacagagaaagagcagaCTGGAGCCGCGGGTCACGTGTCCTGCTCTATCCAGTCAATCGGACGGTGATTTCCTGAAAGAAGAGCTGCGGGCGGCGAGTGTCCGCGGCACTGGGAGAAGTGAGACAAGTCGTGCGCTCGGCGGTCAGAAGGACGGCCGAAATGCCCCCCCGCCGCCTTCTTTGATTTAGTTCAGCCGACAGTATCAGTGAGGAAAAATAAAGCACCTCTGTAAAATTTACTCTCTTTCATCAGTATCTTCAGAAGGTGACATAATCAAAGAAAAAGAGGGCAAGTTTAAGCAGAGATTTATTTTCTTGAACTTGTAACCCTGTATTAATAAAGCATTCCTTTACACACAGGAGGAGCTTGCACCATAGCATATTTCTAGCCTGCATGCGTCCGAGATGAGTGGAGGTCTAGTAGCAAAGATGTGGCCCCCATCTCTCTGGCTCCGGTTCACATCCTTCACAGCTCATGTCTTACATAGAGAGAGGCTCTTTGAAGTCTTCCAGTGGCTTAGCTGTCAGTTTGCCCTTACACGTATAAATCAGCGCTGGCCAGACCAGCTTGGGCATGAAAGCAAGCCTTTTGCTGTGATCAAAAACAGACAGTCCGGGTGGACGGGATGAATTTGGTATTGCGGGGCTGCCGAATGACAGCAGACGGCTTCGCGGCGGAAAGTCACACAGGTTTTGAAGCCTTGGGTCGGTCAAGCACTACGCTGGAAAAGAGGTGGCACAGGGGACGTGGCAGTTCGGATCACCTTGCACTACTGCTCAGCGTCCGGTTGCGTTTTATGTGGTACAACTACCGTCTAAGACAAAGCATCGCtggcaaataaaaatatctatttCAATGCTGTCCAACATCAGAAATCCATACCACAGAAATACATAAGTATTTCGTAAGGATCAAGCTTGACATTTACAATTTAGCCTTGCAGGTGAGCTGGAAAGCatctattttatatatgtaccTGATACTATGTGGCATGTATTTTACGGAACCATCAGAAACAGTTCCTCCTCACCTGAGTGCCCTTTTCTGGGGAACATATACAATCACTTAGTGATTTATTGCTTACACCTAAGTAGTACCAGGCAGGACCTTCTTTTACCTCCAGAATGCTATGGGCGCTTTGATCAACTGATTCAActaggtgctggaaacatttcaCAGAGATCGTGGTCTATGCTGACTTGATTCTTTTGACAGCACATTCATGCTGCCATCATTCCACTCCACCACATTTAAAAGGAGCCCTATTGACTGGACCGGAGCCTGTGAAAGTCATTGGAAAAGAGGTCAGTCTGTCATGTTGGTGGAATTGTCTTTAGATGATGCATGCTTTATGAACAGGTGTAATATCCTGCTGGAAATCtccatttgaaaaaaagagaagttaATATAAAGGAACGCACAGGGCCAGAACCAATGTCTAGGTACACTGTTGTATTCAGTGCTCCATTGGTACCAGAAAGTCGAAGAAAAAAAGATCCCAACACCATTACATCATCATTGCCAGCCTGTATTGCTAATGCCACACACTATAGTTTTTACAGTAGTgtgatcttacatttacatttattcatttggtagacatttttctttttctccaaagcaacgtacatctcgtagaaaatacaatttgtgcatcttcttcttctgaggggggtgcggtggtgcagctctccggtgggtctggggttcaagtcctgcttggggtgacttgtggcagactgacgtttcatcccgggtgtgtcccctccccctccagctttgcgccctgtgttgctgggtcaggctccggttcgctgggacaagcggtttcagcctgtgtgtgtgtgtctgtcttcttCTGGGATTGCTGGTGTGGATCCTGGCATGGTCTTCTGTTGCCATAGCTCATTCTATTCAAATTTTGGTGTTATATGCCCTTCTGCACACCACTGTTGCATGAGCAGTTATTTCCCAGCTGTTATTTGTCTAGTGAAATGGCAGCTGTTTCTTAGGTGCTGGAATTGGTGTGTGTGGCACCATCGATATTCAACATCTCTAGGATCACATTGTGTTCTAACATTCAGTCAAACAGTAACTGGACTTCTTGGCCCTCTACGCATGCTTTACATACTGAGCCATGATTAAATGAGTGTGCTTAGGGGAACATGCTGAATGAGTAAACATGCAGATGTAAGTAAAGTGGGTGgtaagtgtgtgtttcattaccatccattcatccattttcttgcccgcttgtcctcctagggtcatggtggcaataAGGAGAGCAGGGAGGCTCTGACATCCTTGTCCccccaacttcctccagctcacctTGGGGGATCCCTAGCCACTTCCAGGcaaactgggagatataatctctcctgGACCGACCTCAtggtcttgtcccagttggtTGTGCCtcgtatacctccaaagggaggcacccatgGGGCATCCTTACAAGAtggaaccacctcaactggctcctctcaatgtggaggagtagcggctctactctgagtttctCCCGGacgtccgaactcctcaccttgtcatggagagtgagtcccacccgtctgcagagaaaactcattgcAGTTGCTTGTATCCaggatcttattctttcggtcattacgtTTCATTACATTCTATCTGTGATTAGAACATTTGACTGTTTGCATATAAATTCTGGAGGCCCACCTTTGAAATACTTGCTACAGGTATGCAGATCACCTTTGTTTAAatgagattttaaaattttcttttgtgaGACTCAGAGTTTTATTCCCTGTTGACTTTAACATGgattctgaaatatttagtttatttacaCAAATGATATCATAAAGACAAGACTTTGTAACAGAcatatatttacacagcacacataagaaataaaattaagtagCCACCTTCAAAGTCAATATGAATAAAATGCCAACATAAATGCTCGAAGTAAGGTAAAAGATT
Above is a genomic segment from Scleropages formosus chromosome 2, fSclFor1.1, whole genome shotgun sequence containing:
- the yaf2 gene encoding YY1-associated factor 2, producing MGDKKSPTRPKRQPKPSSDEGYWDCSVCTFRNGAEAFKCMMCDVRKGTSTRKPRPVSQLVAQQVTQQFASPTQPKKEKKEKTDKERNEKEPVLKKNSHKKMRPRLKNVDRSSAQHLEVTVGDLTVIITDFKEKTKPPASSSATSADQHSQSGSSSDNTERGISRSSSPRGEGSSVNGESH